In the genome of Bradyrhizobium sp. CIAT3101, one region contains:
- a CDS encoding transporter: MARAGECPAPQSEIATDRPDVTNSSLVVPDGSIQIENGLNTSSQSAGQGLDGSNSRLRFGIAPCLEVLVDVPSYVGRLTGMVDTGFTNVTPGVKWQVSGLPEPANLSVVFGVGLPTGTPAITGAGLQPYLQFPWSYELGGGWGISGMFTSFFRPSDPGNHQTSEATFVIERKVSEKLALFAEYVSDTPSRGASTALLNVGGGYLLNRTEQIDFHLAFGLNRNSPDYIIGVGYSYRWDNVLGAAARPMLRH; the protein is encoded by the coding sequence GCCTGGTCGTGCCTGATGGCAGCATCCAGATCGAGAACGGCCTCAACACGTCCAGCCAGAGCGCCGGCCAGGGCCTTGACGGCAGCAACAGCCGTCTTCGCTTCGGCATCGCGCCGTGCCTCGAAGTGCTGGTCGACGTGCCGAGCTATGTCGGGCGGTTGACCGGCATGGTCGATACCGGTTTCACCAATGTCACGCCTGGCGTGAAGTGGCAGGTCAGCGGACTGCCAGAGCCTGCGAACCTCTCGGTGGTGTTCGGCGTCGGCCTGCCGACCGGCACGCCCGCGATCACCGGCGCAGGCCTTCAACCCTATCTGCAATTCCCCTGGTCTTACGAGCTCGGCGGCGGCTGGGGCATCAGCGGCATGTTCACGAGCTTCTTCCGGCCGTCGGATCCGGGCAACCACCAGACCAGCGAAGCAACCTTCGTGATCGAGCGGAAGGTCAGCGAGAAGCTGGCGCTGTTCGCCGAATATGTCAGCGACACGCCATCACGCGGCGCGAGCACCGCGCTGCTCAATGTCGGCGGCGGCTATCTACTGAACCGGACCGAGCAGATCGATTTCCACCTGGCCTTCGGCCTCAACCGGAATTCGCCGGACTACATCATCGGCGTCGGCTATTCCTACCGCTGGGACAACGTCCTCGGCGCGGCCGCGCGACCGATGCTTCGGCATTGA
- a CDS encoding VOC family protein translates to MTIDLTRRTLLQLAGASSLAMAAAAAARAEGNPQGGGPTYASRTPMRVGMVTLRVKNLDKVADYYRDVIGLTVMERSGAAAKLGTAGITLLVLEARPDAAIEPRNAAGLYHTAFLMPTRKDLARWLVHAASHRVKLSGFADHLVSESVYLDDPEGNGIEVYADRDPSQWQWSEGSVQMATDELNIPDLLSLTNTRVSDYAKAPDGMRVGHMHLRVGDLAQAQSFYHGTIGLDPTRSRNGAAFLSSGRYHHHLGMNVWQSQGAGQRDDAMTGLAWFSLVTEKQELLAAQEERLRKGGARVAQLPDGVEAVDPWGTRVRLLKV, encoded by the coding sequence ATGACCATCGACCTCACCCGCCGCACCCTGCTTCAACTCGCCGGTGCCAGCTCGCTCGCGATGGCGGCCGCGGCCGCCGCGCGCGCCGAAGGCAATCCGCAAGGCGGCGGGCCGACCTATGCCAGCCGTACGCCGATGCGGGTCGGCATGGTGACGCTGCGGGTGAAGAATCTCGACAAGGTCGCCGACTACTACCGCGACGTCATCGGGCTCACCGTGATGGAGCGCTCCGGCGCCGCCGCGAAGCTCGGCACCGCCGGTATCACGCTGCTGGTGCTGGAAGCCCGTCCCGACGCCGCGATCGAGCCGCGCAACGCCGCCGGCCTCTACCACACCGCCTTCCTGATGCCGACGCGAAAAGACCTGGCGCGCTGGCTGGTGCACGCGGCCTCGCACCGCGTGAAGCTGTCGGGCTTTGCCGATCACCTCGTCAGCGAGTCCGTCTATCTCGACGACCCCGAAGGTAACGGCATCGAGGTCTATGCCGATCGCGATCCCTCGCAATGGCAGTGGAGCGAGGGCAGCGTGCAGATGGCGACCGACGAGCTCAATATCCCCGACCTGCTGTCGCTGACCAACACGCGCGTCAGCGACTATGCGAAGGCGCCGGACGGGATGCGGGTCGGCCACATGCATTTGCGTGTCGGCGATCTCGCGCAGGCCCAGAGCTTTTACCACGGCACGATCGGCCTCGACCCGACCCGCAGTCGCAACGGCGCCGCGTTCCTGTCGTCGGGGCGCTATCACCACCATCTCGGCATGAACGTCTGGCAGAGCCAGGGCGCAGGCCAGCGCGACGATGCCATGACCGGGCTCGCCTGGTTTTCGCTGGTGACGGAGAAGCAGGAGTTGCTCGCCGCGCAGGAAGAGCGCCTGCGCAAGGGCGGCGCCCGGGTGGCGCAGCTGCCGGATGGCGTCGAGGCGGTCGATCCCTGGGGCACACGGGTGCGGCTGCTCAAGGTGTGA
- a CDS encoding S1C family serine protease, with translation MTDFTPLTSLSSALADVVARIAPSVVSVHSHRSRSTGFVWKPGLIVTADEALADEGEVQIVLADGSTALATIVGRDHTTDIALLRADTNLAPVRLAATVPALGALSVVVATNRDAPSAALGMVSVSGKGWRSLRGGEIDTRIELDVRLRSSQEGGLAVDASGEAFGMTVLGPRRVLVIPTATIERVAAQLETRGRIARGYLGLGLQPLRLDDGIGAMVMNVDKAGPAATAGIRQGDVIVAVNDQKLSGVRALLRTLGPASVGQVVDVAIRRGGEPASFKVTIGERPEA, from the coding sequence ATGACCGACTTCACTCCTCTCACCTCGCTATCGTCCGCGCTCGCGGATGTCGTGGCGCGCATCGCGCCGTCCGTCGTCTCCGTGCATTCGCATCGCTCCCGCTCGACCGGCTTCGTCTGGAAGCCCGGCCTGATCGTGACCGCCGACGAGGCGCTGGCGGACGAGGGCGAGGTCCAGATCGTGCTTGCCGACGGCAGCACGGCCCTGGCCACCATCGTCGGCCGCGACCACACCACCGATATCGCGTTGCTGCGCGCCGACACCAACCTCGCGCCGGTCAGGCTCGCCGCGACGGTCCCCGCCCTCGGCGCGCTATCGGTCGTGGTCGCCACCAATCGCGATGCGCCGAGCGCGGCGCTCGGGATGGTATCGGTATCCGGCAAGGGCTGGCGCTCCCTGCGCGGCGGCGAGATCGATACGCGGATCGAGCTCGATGTCCGCCTGCGTTCGAGCCAGGAAGGCGGCCTCGCCGTCGATGCCTCCGGCGAGGCCTTCGGCATGACCGTGCTCGGACCGCGGCGCGTGCTGGTGATTCCCACGGCGACGATCGAGCGGGTTGCGGCGCAGCTCGAAACGCGCGGCCGCATCGCGCGCGGGTATCTCGGGCTCGGCCTGCAGCCGCTGCGGCTCGACGACGGCATCGGCGCGATGGTGATGAATGTCGACAAGGCGGGTCCCGCCGCCACAGCCGGCATCCGCCAGGGCGACGTGATCGTCGCGGTCAATGACCAGAAGCTGTCCGGCGTGCGCGCGCTGTTGCGGACGCTGGGCCCGGCGAGCGTCGGCCAGGTGGTCGATGTCGCGATCCGTCGCGGCGGCGAGCCGGCGAGCTTCAAGGTCACGATCGGCGAAAGGCCGGAGGCGTGA
- a CDS encoding helix-turn-helix transcriptional regulator: MSEDNAPEIVLSLEIDDPALADRLATLLGSVAGLRLAAPGETATASVVARDPRVMPEDIALTQRELDVLALMAEGASNKMIARQLSISVHTVKFHVGSLLDKLDATGRTDAVAHAARRGVIEL, from the coding sequence GTGAGCGAGGACAACGCACCCGAGATCGTGCTGTCCCTGGAGATCGACGATCCCGCGCTGGCCGACCGCCTCGCGACACTGCTCGGCAGTGTCGCGGGGCTTCGCCTTGCTGCACCCGGCGAGACCGCCACGGCGAGCGTCGTCGCGCGCGATCCGCGCGTCATGCCGGAAGACATCGCACTGACGCAGCGCGAGCTCGACGTGCTGGCGCTGATGGCGGAAGGCGCCTCCAACAAGATGATCGCGCGGCAGCTCAGCATCTCCGTGCACACCGTGAAATTCCATGTCGGCTCGCTGCTGGACAAGCTGGATGCCACCGGCCGCACCGACGCCGTCGCGCATGCGGCGCGCCGCGGCGTGATCGAGCTATAG
- a CDS encoding HAMP domain-containing sensor histidine kinase, whose product MLLADTLRSSTFRLALIAIAIFGLIVAAIMAYVYFGTLAFVRSRVGDVGDHSGFVAMLELAMVAVAVLLVVLAGLAAVLVTRRTVGRIEEINATSRAIMLSGLDRRIPLRGSHDEWDRVAENLNQMLDRIETLMGEVKQVSDNVAHDLRTPLTRMRGRLEKAYHHERNSEADAALIGDTIADLDAVLGMFASITRISEIETRARRSAFRALNLAEIAGEVVELYDAAAEQVATRMSLGGDRDVAVTGDRDLLFDAIANLVDNAIKHGRAGGQVTVTCRYAGTSATIAIADDGPGIAADQHDHVFKRFYRLEQSRYTPGNGLGLSLVAAVSRLHGAEIALRDNAPGLTVELKFPIAL is encoded by the coding sequence GTGCTCCTGGCTGACACGCTTCGTTCCTCGACCTTCCGCCTGGCGCTGATCGCGATCGCGATCTTCGGCCTGATCGTCGCGGCGATCATGGCCTATGTCTATTTCGGCACGCTCGCCTTTGTGCGGAGCCGGGTCGGCGATGTCGGCGACCACTCAGGCTTCGTCGCGATGCTCGAGCTGGCGATGGTCGCAGTTGCGGTGCTGCTGGTCGTGCTGGCCGGTCTCGCCGCCGTGCTGGTGACGCGACGCACGGTCGGGCGGATCGAGGAGATCAACGCCACCAGCCGCGCCATCATGCTGTCCGGCCTCGACCGGCGCATTCCCCTGCGCGGCAGCCATGACGAGTGGGACCGCGTCGCCGAAAACCTCAATCAGATGCTCGATCGCATCGAGACGCTGATGGGCGAAGTCAAGCAGGTCAGCGACAATGTCGCCCATGATCTGCGCACGCCGCTGACGCGCATGCGCGGCCGGCTGGAAAAGGCCTATCACCACGAGCGCAACAGTGAAGCCGATGCCGCGCTGATCGGCGATACCATCGCCGACCTCGATGCGGTGCTCGGCATGTTCGCCTCGATCACACGGATATCGGAGATCGAGACCCGCGCTCGCCGCAGCGCGTTTCGCGCGCTCAATCTTGCGGAGATCGCCGGCGAGGTCGTCGAGCTCTATGACGCCGCCGCCGAACAGGTCGCGACGCGCATGAGCCTTGGCGGTGACCGCGACGTTGCCGTAACCGGCGATCGCGACCTCTTGTTCGATGCCATCGCCAATCTGGTCGACAACGCGATCAAGCATGGCCGCGCCGGCGGACAAGTGACCGTGACCTGCCGTTATGCCGGCACCAGCGCGACGATCGCCATCGCCGATGACGGTCCGGGCATTGCCGCCGACCAGCATGATCACGTCTTCAAACGCTTCTACCGGCTCGAACAGAGCCGCTATACGCCCGGCAACGGTCTGGGCCTGAGCCTGGTCGCGGCGGTATCGCGCCTCCACGGCGCCGAGATCGCGCTGCGTGACAACGCGCCGGGCCTGACCGTCGAACTCAAATTCCCGATCGCGCTATAG
- a CDS encoding response regulator transcription factor — protein sequence MTGGHRRILVVEDDPETAGQLVEELTMSGYDVDLAATGREALSHGVARDYAVITIDRMLPDIDGIAVMRQMRDDGVASPFLIISALGEVDDRVRGLRAGGDDYLVKPFSFVELLARLEALGRRSETIAKETILRVGDLAVDLIARNASRRGRKIPLLPREFQLLEYLVRNEGRVVSRAMLLQHVWDLHFDPSTNIIDVYVGRVRRKVDDAQAYPLIHTIRGIGYCLRAPG from the coding sequence ATGACCGGAGGCCACCGTCGCATCCTGGTCGTCGAGGACGATCCGGAAACTGCAGGCCAGCTCGTCGAGGAGCTGACGATGTCCGGCTATGACGTCGACCTCGCCGCTACGGGGCGTGAAGCCCTCAGTCACGGCGTTGCGCGCGACTATGCCGTGATCACGATCGACCGCATGCTGCCCGACATCGACGGCATCGCCGTGATGCGGCAGATGCGCGATGACGGCGTTGCCTCGCCCTTCCTGATCATCTCCGCGCTCGGCGAGGTCGATGACCGTGTGCGCGGCTTGCGTGCCGGCGGCGACGATTACCTCGTCAAGCCGTTTTCCTTCGTCGAGTTGCTCGCCCGCCTCGAGGCGCTCGGCCGCCGCAGCGAGACCATCGCCAAGGAAACGATTTTGCGTGTCGGCGATCTCGCGGTGGATCTGATCGCACGCAATGCCAGCCGTCGCGGCCGCAAGATTCCGCTGCTGCCGCGCGAGTTTCAATTGCTCGAATATCTCGTGCGCAACGAAGGCCGCGTCGTCTCCCGCGCGATGCTGCTCCAGCATGTCTGGGACCTGCATTTCGATCCCTCCACCAACATCATCGACGTCTATGTCGGACGCGTCCGTCGCAAGGTCGACGATGCCCAGGCCTATCCATTGATCCACACCATTCGCGGCATTGGATATTGCCTCCGTGCTCCTGGCTGA
- a CDS encoding Tex family protein, giving the protein MANINQKIAQELGVRAEQVEATVALLDGGATVPFIARYRKEATGALDDAQLRTLEERLGYLRELEDRRKAILESVREQGKLDAALEASILAADSKARLEDIYLPFKPKRRTKAEIAKEAGLEPLANQLIAEPGNDPKVVAEGFINAEKGVADAVAALDGARAILVERFDEDADLIGVLREEMWTNARMASKVRDGKKTEGEKFADYFEFSEPLTKLPSHRILAMFRGEKEEILDLQIQAEAEVPPAGVPGAYELKIMKRFGIADLKRAGDRWLIDTVRWAWRTKIQVHLNIDLRMRLWNAAETEAVRVFASNLRDLLLAAPAGTRATMGLDPGYRTGVKVAVTDATGKVVDTAVIYPHEPQRQWNESLAILGKLAIKHRVELIAIGNGTASRETDKLAGDLVKGLAELKMSKIVVSEAGASVYSASAFASEELPDLDVTLRGAVSIARRLQDPLAELVKIEPKAIGVGQYQHDLGQAKLAKSLDAVVEDCVNAVGVDVNTASAPLLARVSGVGSGLAQSIVAHRDANGPFKSRKALKEVPRLGPKAFEQCAGFLRILGGEDPLDASGVHPEAYPVVRRILAATKSDIKALIGSSEVVRTLKPKDFVDETFGLPTVTDILRELEKPGRDPRPAFKAAVFKEGVEEIKHLQKGMILEGTVTNVAAFGAFVDIGVHQDGLVHISAMSKTFIKDPREVVKPGDIVKVKVLDFEVARKRISLTLRLDDEVGAKKDAPGMQRDNTRNTNRMTSSAPRQQESSGGGALAEAMRRAAEKNNGKRA; this is encoded by the coding sequence GTGGCAAATATCAACCAGAAAATTGCGCAGGAGCTTGGGGTACGGGCAGAGCAGGTCGAGGCGACGGTGGCGTTGCTCGACGGCGGCGCCACGGTTCCCTTCATCGCGCGCTACCGCAAGGAAGCGACCGGTGCGCTCGACGACGCGCAATTGCGCACCCTGGAGGAACGCCTGGGCTATCTCCGCGAGCTGGAAGATCGCCGCAAGGCGATCCTCGAATCGGTCCGCGAGCAGGGCAAGCTCGACGCCGCACTCGAAGCCTCCATCCTCGCCGCCGACAGCAAGGCGCGCCTCGAAGACATCTATCTGCCGTTCAAGCCGAAGCGCCGCACCAAGGCCGAGATCGCCAAGGAGGCCGGCCTGGAGCCGCTCGCCAACCAGCTGATCGCGGAGCCTGGCAACGATCCCAAGGTCGTCGCCGAAGGCTTCATCAACGCCGAGAAGGGCGTTGCCGATGCGGTGGCCGCGCTCGACGGCGCCCGTGCCATCCTGGTCGAACGTTTCGACGAAGACGCCGATTTGATCGGCGTGTTGCGCGAGGAGATGTGGACCAACGCGCGCATGGCCTCGAAGGTGCGCGACGGCAAGAAGACCGAGGGCGAAAAATTCGCCGACTATTTTGAGTTCTCCGAGCCGCTGACCAAATTGCCCTCGCACCGCATCCTCGCGATGTTCCGCGGCGAGAAGGAAGAGATCCTCGATCTCCAGATCCAGGCCGAGGCCGAGGTGCCGCCGGCGGGTGTCCCGGGCGCCTATGAATTGAAGATCATGAAGCGGTTCGGCATCGCCGACCTCAAGCGCGCCGGCGATCGCTGGCTGATCGACACCGTGCGCTGGGCCTGGCGCACCAAGATCCAGGTGCATCTCAATATCGATCTGCGCATGCGGCTGTGGAATGCGGCCGAGACCGAGGCCGTCCGCGTGTTCGCCTCGAACCTGCGCGATCTGCTGCTGGCGGCGCCCGCCGGCACCCGCGCCACCATGGGTCTCGATCCCGGCTACCGCACCGGCGTCAAGGTCGCCGTCACCGATGCGACCGGCAAGGTGGTCGATACCGCCGTGATCTATCCGCACGAGCCGCAGCGGCAGTGGAACGAGTCGCTCGCGATCCTCGGCAAGCTCGCGATCAAGCACCGCGTCGAACTGATCGCGATCGGCAACGGCACCGCCTCGCGCGAAACCGACAAGCTCGCGGGCGATCTCGTCAAGGGCCTCGCCGAGCTGAAGATGTCCAAGATCGTGGTGTCGGAAGCCGGCGCGTCGGTCTATTCGGCCTCGGCCTTCGCCTCGGAGGAATTACCCGATCTCGACGTCACCCTGCGCGGTGCGGTTTCGATCGCCCGTCGTCTGCAGGATCCGCTCGCCGAGCTCGTCAAGATCGAGCCCAAGGCGATCGGCGTCGGCCAGTATCAGCACGATCTCGGCCAGGCCAAGCTCGCCAAATCGCTCGATGCCGTGGTCGAAGACTGCGTGAACGCGGTCGGCGTCGACGTCAACACGGCTTCCGCGCCGCTGCTCGCGCGCGTGTCGGGCGTCGGCTCGGGTCTGGCGCAGAGCATTGTCGCGCATCGCGATGCCAACGGTCCGTTCAAGTCGCGCAAGGCGCTGAAGGAAGTGCCACGGCTCGGGCCGAAGGCGTTCGAGCAGTGCGCCGGCTTCCTGCGCATCCTCGGCGGCGAAGACCCGCTCGATGCCTCCGGCGTGCATCCGGAAGCCTATCCGGTGGTGCGCCGGATTCTCGCCGCGACCAAGAGCGACATCAAGGCGCTGATTGGCTCCAGCGAGGTCGTCCGTACGCTGAAGCCGAAGGATTTCGTCGACGAGACCTTCGGTCTGCCGACCGTCACCGACATTCTGCGCGAATTGGAAAAGCCCGGCCGCGATCCGCGTCCGGCGTTCAAGGCCGCGGTGTTCAAGGAGGGCGTCGAGGAGATCAAGCATCTCCAGAAGGGCATGATCCTCGAGGGCACCGTGACCAACGTCGCCGCCTTCGGCGCGTTCGTCGACATCGGCGTGCACCAGGATGGTCTCGTCCACATCTCGGCGATGTCGAAAACCTTCATCAAGGATCCGCGCGAGGTGGTGAAGCCCGGCGACATCGTCAAGGTGAAGGTGCTGGACTTCGAGGTCGCCCGCAAGCGCATCTCGCTGACGCTCCGGCTCGACGACGAGGTCGGCGCCAAGAAGGACGCCCCCGGCATGCAGCGCGACAACACGCGCAACACCAACCGCATGACGTCATCGGCCCCGCGCCAGCAGGAATCTTCCGGCGGTGGCGCGCTCGCCGAAGCGATGCGTCGTGCGGCCGAGAAGAACAACGGCAAGCGGGCTTAG
- a CDS encoding ring-opening amidohydrolase gives MRTTSVGVFKVATKGPGDVSGLMSLIVSGAIDPTSILAILGKTEGNGGVNDFTREYAVAALCAALASRLDLTPHEVEQRIAFVMSGGTEGVLSPHITVFTRQQVAKPLTGISGKRLSIGMAQTRDFLPEELGRSAQITETAKAVKAAMADARISDAADVHFVQIKCPLLTSERVEAASARGSKTATISAYSSMAYSRGASALGVAVALGEISPDLRDQDVLHRYDLFSKVASTSSGIELMHNVVIVLGNSEGSASEFEIGHAVMSDAIDAPAVVSALTSVGLDIAPQTSTGRELVNIFAKAEASPDGTVRGFRHTMLEDTDISSTRHARAAVGGLIAGLAGTGAVYVSGGAEHQGPAGGGPVAAIARLL, from the coding sequence ATGCGGACGACATCGGTCGGCGTCTTCAAGGTCGCCACCAAGGGCCCCGGCGACGTTTCCGGCCTCATGAGCCTGATCGTTTCAGGCGCGATTGACCCGACCTCCATCCTGGCGATCCTTGGCAAGACCGAGGGCAATGGCGGCGTCAACGATTTCACCCGGGAATATGCCGTCGCCGCGCTGTGCGCGGCGCTGGCGTCAAGGCTCGATCTGACGCCGCACGAGGTCGAGCAGCGCATCGCGTTCGTGATGTCCGGCGGCACCGAGGGCGTGCTCAGCCCGCACATCACGGTGTTCACGCGCCAGCAGGTTGCGAAGCCGCTCACAGGCATCTCCGGCAAGCGCCTGAGCATCGGCATGGCGCAGACCCGCGATTTCCTGCCCGAAGAGCTCGGCCGCTCGGCACAGATCACCGAGACCGCCAAGGCGGTGAAGGCCGCGATGGCAGATGCCCGCATCAGCGATGCCGCTGACGTCCATTTCGTCCAGATCAAGTGCCCGCTGCTGACCAGCGAGCGTGTCGAGGCCGCGAGCGCGCGCGGCAGCAAGACGGCGACGATCAGCGCCTACAGCTCGATGGCCTATTCGCGCGGCGCCTCCGCGCTCGGGGTTGCAGTCGCGCTCGGCGAGATATCTCCCGATCTTCGCGACCAGGACGTGCTGCACCGCTACGATCTGTTCTCGAAGGTGGCCTCGACCTCGTCAGGGATCGAGCTGATGCACAACGTGGTCATCGTGCTCGGCAATTCGGAAGGCTCCGCAAGCGAATTCGAGATCGGGCATGCCGTGATGAGCGACGCGATCGATGCGCCTGCGGTGGTATCCGCATTGACAAGTGTTGGCCTTGACATCGCGCCGCAAACCAGCACCGGCCGCGAGCTCGTCAACATCTTCGCCAAGGCCGAGGCCTCGCCGGATGGCACCGTGCGCGGCTTCCGCCACACCATGCTCGAGGACACCGATATCAGCTCGACACGCCATGCCCGCGCGGCGGTCGGCGGGTTGATCGCCGGCCTTGCCGGCACCGGCGCGGTCTACGTCTCCGGCGGCGCCGAGCACCAGGGGCCCGCCGGCGGTGGACCGGTTGCGGCGATCGCAAGGCTGCTTTAA
- a CDS encoding amidase, with the protein MTLPMSWNEWTQHDGVGLAARVRNGELTAKELARQAAAAVAKVNPTLSGVVELFDDVIADPAKDGANLAGPFAGLPFLMKDLGPTMKGRLQEMGSLLMRGNRATADTFLTGKFRQAGLNLIGRTTTPEFGVCSSADNPAVYVTRNPWNTDYTTCGSSAGSAAMVAAGVVPIAHATDGGGSIRIPAGVNGNIGLKVSRGVFSLAPHMSDLTGLVSIQGCQSRTVRDTAAFVDHARGPAPGEFMPFWTTAQPYGEMIKRDPSKLRIALSHTWGDYTATPEIAAELEKTGRFLEGLGHHVDYALPELDFRAAFAAQTTCYISNFSVVISNMLAARGLERPPEDLIEPMNIRIWEAGLHTSFADRAKMQAVFNTTSRGFGSFFEQWDVILTPITALPTPKVGTKEYLTISDNPDVLDWFGNLWRFFAFTPLANLCGMPAISMPMAAQDHGLPLGIQAIAKQANDGLLLQLAAQIERALDGKWNGGKTAKVHVTKA; encoded by the coding sequence ATGACTTTGCCGATGAGCTGGAACGAATGGACGCAGCACGATGGCGTCGGCCTTGCGGCGCGCGTCCGCAACGGCGAGCTGACGGCAAAGGAACTGGCACGTCAGGCCGCGGCCGCCGTGGCCAAGGTCAATCCGACGCTGTCGGGCGTGGTCGAGCTGTTCGATGACGTGATCGCCGATCCCGCCAAGGACGGCGCCAATCTCGCAGGTCCGTTCGCCGGCCTGCCTTTCCTGATGAAGGATCTGGGTCCGACCATGAAGGGCCGGCTCCAGGAAATGGGCTCGCTGCTGATGCGCGGCAATCGCGCCACGGCCGATACATTCCTGACCGGCAAATTCCGCCAGGCAGGCTTGAACCTGATCGGCCGCACGACGACGCCGGAATTCGGCGTGTGCAGCTCCGCCGACAACCCGGCCGTCTATGTCACCCGCAATCCCTGGAATACCGACTACACCACCTGCGGCTCGTCGGCCGGCAGTGCGGCGATGGTCGCGGCCGGCGTGGTGCCGATCGCGCACGCGACCGACGGCGGCGGCTCGATCCGCATTCCCGCCGGCGTCAACGGCAATATCGGGCTGAAGGTGTCGCGCGGCGTGTTCTCGCTCGCGCCGCACATGTCCGACCTCACCGGCCTCGTCTCGATCCAGGGCTGCCAGTCGCGCACGGTGCGCGATACCGCCGCTTTCGTCGACCACGCCCGCGGCCCCGCGCCCGGCGAGTTCATGCCGTTCTGGACCACGGCGCAGCCTTACGGCGAGATGATCAAGCGCGATCCGTCCAAGCTGCGCATCGCGCTGTCGCACACCTGGGGCGATTACACCGCGACGCCCGAGATCGCCGCCGAACTGGAGAAGACCGGCCGCTTCCTCGAGGGCCTCGGCCATCACGTCGACTACGCACTGCCCGAGCTCGATTTCCGCGCCGCCTTCGCGGCGCAGACCACCTGCTACATCTCGAACTTTTCCGTGGTGATTTCCAACATGCTCGCCGCGCGCGGGCTGGAGCGTCCGCCGGAAGATCTGATCGAGCCGATGAACATCCGGATCTGGGAAGCCGGCCTGCACACGAGCTTCGCCGACCGGGCGAAGATGCAGGCGGTCTTCAACACCACCTCGCGCGGCTTCGGCAGCTTCTTCGAGCAGTGGGACGTGATCCTGACGCCGATCACGGCGCTGCCGACGCCGAAGGTCGGCACCAAGGAATATCTCACCATCTCCGACAATCCGGATGTGCTCGACTGGTTCGGCAATCTCTGGCGCTTCTTCGCCTTCACGCCGCTCGCCAATCTCTGCGGCATGCCGGCAATCTCGATGCCGATGGCGGCCCAGGACCACGGCCTGCCGCTCGGTATCCAGGCGATCGCGAAGCAGGCCAATGACGGCCTGCTGCTGCAACTCGCCGCCCAGATCGAGCGCGCGCTCGACGGCAAGTGGAACGGCGGGAAGACCGCGAAGGTGCATGTGACGAAGGCGTGA